A genomic segment from Phragmites australis chromosome 6, lpPhrAust1.1, whole genome shotgun sequence encodes:
- the LOC133920480 gene encoding uncharacterized protein LOC133920480 produces the protein MKKRVVLVSAAAAVLGLAAAILGFVAEGTKSNAFVGIDELRCVYRRTPALGCGVVAALFALAGLSIVTAASGCFGRFGGDAPAPGPRRSTAVKLSAVAWVLVAVAVVMFLFGASRNVGGTRDLPVSGSGRRYSRTYYYGCTVLKNGVFSTASIASALATGCAIAAYVYLQPSHETAPGQGQFVGSPGVAMGQPQWSQPYPPAYPPPVAYPPPSPYGGYGAKQPAVTA, from the exons ATGAAGAAACGCGTGGTGTTGGtaagcgcggcggcggccgtgctCGGCCTCGCCGCGGCCATCTTGGGGTTCGTCGCGGAGGGCACCAAGTCCAAT GCCTTCGTGGGTATCGACGAGCTGCGCTGCGTGTACCGGCGCACGCCGGCGCTCGGCTGCGGTGTCGTGGCGGCGCTGTTCGCGCTGGCGGGGCTGTCCATCGTCACCGCGGCCAGCGGCTGCTTCGGCCGCTTCGGCGGCGACGCGCCCGCGCCCGGCCCCAGGCGCTCCACCGCCGTCAAGCTGTCCGCCGTCGCGTG GGtgctggtggcggtggcggtggtgatGTTTCTGTTCGGCGCGTCGCGGAACGTGGGAGGTACGAGGGATCTCCCGGTGAGCGGGAGTGGACGGCGCTACAGCCGCACCTACTACTACGGCTGCACCGTACTCAAGAACGGCGTCTTCTCGACGGCGTCCATCGCGTCAGCCTTGGCCACCGGCTGCGCGATCGCCGCCTACGTCTACCTCCAGCCGTCGCACGAGACGGCGCCAGGGCAGGGCCAGTTCGTCGGGTCGCCGGGCGTCGCCATGGGGCAGCCGCAGTGGTCGCAGCCGTACCCTCCGGCCTACCCGCCCCCCGTGGCGTACCCTCCTCCATCCCCGTACGGCGGCTACGGCGCCAAGCAACCGGCAGTCACAGCTTGA